In Paenibacillus sp. FSL R7-0345, a single window of DNA contains:
- a CDS encoding TetR/AcrR family transcriptional regulator: MDKKRGRPRNNEAEAAILAASYELLLETGFEAVTVDKIAERAKVSKATIYKWWPNKAAVVMDGYLSAATARLPVPDTGSVREDIIRHATNLAVFLCSREGKVITGLIGAGQADTGLAEAYRTRFFAPRRQEARQLLERGVTRGELKPDLDIGCCIDLLYGPIFYRLLITGDVLDEAYVTTITASAFEGIRQ; encoded by the coding sequence ATGGATAAAAAAAGGGGACGCCCGCGCAATAACGAAGCAGAGGCTGCCATTCTGGCTGCATCCTATGAGCTGCTGCTGGAAACGGGCTTTGAAGCGGTGACGGTCGATAAAATCGCCGAACGGGCCAAAGTAAGCAAGGCCACCATCTATAAATGGTGGCCTAACAAAGCAGCAGTAGTCATGGACGGCTACCTCTCTGCAGCTACGGCACGGTTACCTGTGCCGGATACGGGTTCTGTAAGGGAAGATATTATCAGACATGCAACAAATCTGGCGGTTTTTTTGTGCAGCCGGGAGGGCAAGGTCATTACCGGGCTGATCGGTGCGGGGCAAGCTGATACCGGGCTGGCCGAAGCTTACCGGACACGGTTTTTCGCTCCCCGGCGGCAGGAAGCCCGCCAGCTGCTGGAACGGGGGGTTACTCGGGGGGAGCTGAAGCCTGATCTGGATATCGGCTGCTGTATTGATCTGCTGTATGGCCCAATTTTTTACAGGCTGCTGATTACCGGGGATGTTCTTGATGAAGCTTATGTTACAACAATTACAGCTTCTGCCTTCGAGGGAATTAGACAGTAG
- a CDS encoding sigma-70 family RNA polymerase sigma factor, translating to MQERALLQSFWHRRVKEEESAGTTASADTDRLFTEIFEKYYSRIFNYTAYRVSCRYTAEDLTSQVFEKTWFRLHSYSPEKAPFEVWLFAIARNVVNDHYRSRKRNLFFSLEAVRELVSGKKTPDEQLLEGERNNRLSTALDTLTTKERNIVALKFGADLKNKEIAGLTGMSESNVGVILYRSMKKLKADIGSVEQL from the coding sequence ATGCAAGAGCGCGCATTGCTGCAATCGTTTTGGCACAGGAGAGTGAAGGAAGAGGAGTCGGCAGGCACAACCGCCAGCGCGGATACGGACAGGCTGTTCACTGAGATTTTTGAAAAATACTATTCGAGAATATTCAACTATACCGCGTACCGCGTCAGCTGCCGTTATACGGCCGAGGATCTGACCAGCCAGGTTTTTGAAAAAACATGGTTCAGGCTGCACAGCTACTCCCCGGAAAAAGCGCCCTTTGAGGTGTGGCTGTTCGCCATCGCCAGAAATGTCGTGAACGATCATTACCGCAGCCGGAAGAGAAATCTGTTTTTTTCGCTGGAGGCGGTCCGGGAGCTGGTATCTGGCAAAAAAACACCGGACGAGCAGCTGCTGGAAGGGGAGCGCAACAACCGGTTGAGCACGGCACTGGATACTCTGACAACCAAGGAGCGGAATATTGTGGCGCTGAAATTCGGTGCGGATCTGAAAAATAAGGAGATTGCCGGCCTCACCGGCATGTCCGAGAGCAACGTCGGCGTGATCCTGTACCGGAGCATGAAAAAGCTGAAAGCTGACATAGGGAGCGTGGAGCAGCTGTGA
- a CDS encoding YjgB family protein, whose product MATTFKKIAGIMILASALGLTACNSSDNTGNSAAATTAPTAEASASAQTAATASPSPAAAEESARPAATAAPDTAAGNGAAAEDSAARLKELLELARQGKVPGVEYAAHSGMIDEVEAAWGEPDTKESAGKGMYSTYNAKHVVFGWNKGSRIFDVRSSAADLQQLTLKEIEQTLGKPDDTAVNGSDRIYIYQAGKEYELKFIIPEETGKVDHISVFSEQDSFNNMAG is encoded by the coding sequence ATGGCAACAACATTCAAAAAAATAGCAGGAATCATGATACTGGCCAGCGCACTCGGGCTGACGGCCTGTAATTCTTCGGACAACACCGGAAACAGCGCAGCGGCGACAACTGCCCCTACTGCAGAGGCATCTGCTTCGGCCCAGACGGCGGCCACCGCCAGCCCTTCACCGGCGGCAGCAGAGGAGTCCGCCCGGCCGGCAGCCACGGCAGCACCGGATACAGCAGCCGGCAACGGAGCTGCGGCAGAAGACAGTGCAGCCCGGCTGAAGGAGCTGCTGGAGCTGGCCCGGCAGGGCAAGGTTCCCGGTGTGGAATATGCCGCACACAGCGGAATGATTGACGAAGTCGAGGCGGCATGGGGCGAGCCGGATACCAAAGAGTCAGCCGGCAAAGGGATGTACTCCACCTACAATGCCAAGCATGTTGTCTTCGGCTGGAATAAGGGCAGCCGGATTTTTGATGTCCGGTCCAGCGCTGCCGATCTGCAGCAGCTGACACTGAAAGAAATTGAGCAGACGCTCGGCAAGCCGGATGATACAGCTGTGAACGGCAGTGACAGAATTTATATTTATCAGGCCGGTAAGGAGTACGAGCTGAAGTTTATTATTCCGGAAGAAACCGGTAAGGTCGATCATATTTCGGTCTTTTCCGAGCAGGACTCCTTTAACAATATGGCGGGTTAA
- a CDS encoding MarR family transcriptional regulator — protein sequence MDENKILAVIGRIHRSGNRFIERELKKHNIHGIAPSHGDILYQLFIRENITMNQLSASIDKDKSTITALVDKLVRLEYVKREQDETDGRIFRLSLTSKGRELQPVFEEVSAAMLAAVYEGFTPEEKGQLLGLLERIKL from the coding sequence ATGGATGAGAATAAAATATTGGCGGTCATTGGCCGCATTCACCGGAGTGGCAACAGATTTATTGAACGGGAGCTTAAAAAGCATAATATTCACGGTATTGCCCCTTCTCATGGAGACATTCTGTATCAGCTGTTCATCCGGGAAAATATTACGATGAATCAGCTGTCCGCCTCGATTGATAAGGATAAGTCCACGATCACAGCGCTGGTGGATAAACTGGTACGGCTGGAATATGTGAAGCGGGAGCAGGATGAGACGGACGGGAGGATCTTCCGGTTGTCCCTCACGAGTAAGGGAAGGGAGCTGCAGCCGGTCTTTGAGGAGGTATCGGCAGCGATGCTGGCGGCAGTGTATGAAGGCTTTACACCGGAGGAGAAGGGGCAGTTGCTCGGTTTGCTGGAGCGGATCAAGCTGTAA
- a CDS encoding aspartyl-phosphate phosphatase Spo0E family protein encodes MEKLKVLRKQIELERARLNQMEQTHGLLHPRVIRQSMKLDELINTYTRLDSGNK; translated from the coding sequence ATGGAGAAGCTCAAAGTCCTGCGCAAGCAGATTGAGTTAGAACGGGCCAGACTTAATCAGATGGAGCAAACCCACGGACTGCTACACCCCAGGGTGATCAGACAGTCGATGAAGCTGGATGAGTTGATTAATACATATACAAGACTGGATTCAGGTAATAAATAA
- a CDS encoding MFS transporter, whose protein sequence is MPGWITFLLAASCGLIVANLYYAQTLVGPIAAATHLSSGAAGLIVTLTQIGYVIGLLFVVPLSDLIENRRLTVISLLVVVAALVAATFAPNAALFLGASLFIGLGSVAAQILVPYASFLAAEEHRGRVVGNVMSGLLLGIMFARPLASFVSGLWGWHAIYAISAVIIALLTLLLSRVLPKRQPVPTINYGGLIRSLGTLLINTPVLRRRALYQASLFGTFSLFWTTVSLRLADTYHLSQQGIALFALAGVAGAVASPIAGRLADKGWTRPLTGLAFLLAAGAFLIAYLFQGNSAVTLGLLVAAAILLDMGVSGNLVLGQRAIYSLGNEARGRLNGLFMAIFFIGGAIGSSLGGWAYAYGGWGLTSLIGITVPALAFVYYLTEKKQQA, encoded by the coding sequence ATGCCCGGCTGGATTACCTTTTTGCTGGCAGCTTCCTGCGGACTTATTGTTGCCAATCTGTATTATGCCCAGACGCTGGTCGGACCGATTGCTGCAGCAACGCACCTGTCATCCGGAGCAGCGGGGCTAATTGTCACCCTGACACAGATCGGATATGTGATCGGACTGTTGTTCGTGGTTCCGCTCAGCGATCTTATTGAAAACCGCCGCCTGACTGTAATCTCGCTCCTTGTTGTCGTCGCTGCGCTGGTTGCAGCCACATTTGCTCCGAATGCAGCGTTATTCCTGGGCGCTTCTCTGTTCATCGGCCTTGGTTCTGTAGCAGCCCAGATTCTGGTACCTTACGCTTCATTTCTTGCTGCTGAAGAACACCGCGGCCGGGTAGTAGGCAATGTAATGAGCGGGCTGCTGCTGGGAATTATGTTCGCCCGTCCGCTGGCCAGCTTCGTCTCCGGGCTGTGGGGCTGGCATGCCATCTATGCCATTTCTGCTGTTATCATTGCCTTGCTTACTTTACTGCTGTCCAGAGTGCTGCCCAAGCGTCAGCCTGTGCCTACGATCAACTATGGCGGTCTGATCCGCTCACTGGGAACACTTTTGATCAATACACCGGTACTGCGCCGCCGCGCGCTTTATCAGGCCAGCCTGTTCGGAACGTTCAGCCTGTTCTGGACGACTGTTTCCCTGCGGCTGGCAGATACTTATCATCTGTCCCAGCAGGGGATTGCCCTGTTTGCCCTGGCAGGTGTTGCCGGAGCAGTCGCTTCCCCGATTGCCGGAAGACTGGCTGACAAGGGCTGGACCCGTCCGCTGACCGGACTCGCTTTTCTGCTGGCGGCGGGCGCCTTTCTGATCGCTTACTTATTCCAGGGAAATTCCGCAGTAACGCTGGGCCTGCTCGTTGCCGCAGCCATCCTGCTCGATATGGGGGTTTCCGGAAATCTGGTGCTCGGCCAGCGGGCGATTTATTCCCTGGGCAATGAAGCCAGAGGACGTTTGAACGGTCTGTTCATGGCGATCTTTTTCATCGGCGGAGCTATCGGCTCGTCACTGGGCGGCTGGGCCTACGCTTACGGCGGCTGGGGGCTGACTTCATTGATTGGCATCACTGTTCCAGCGCTGGCTTTCGTGTATTATCTGACTGAGAAGAAGCAGCAGGCTTAA
- a CDS encoding MFS transporter, which translates to MEASPMQGKSLLHNKVYVRVYSAFATASFGDWFDSLAIQVLVGYRWQVSPLMLALIPVAIALPSILLGSVAGVAADRLNKLKLMRVCDLLTAVLTLVLLLAPNMFWLLPLLSLRSAISTVNVPAQQSLTRSIVREDQLLQASSLNGLVNQGSKIAGPLLGGLALTFLTPQWCIVLNAVLRGCSYLLLLSVRNIKAQAEPAQEAAEEKVPLRTMWKEGWGFMLSSRILLNMMLYGLAGALAIQVIDFQFTSLFRVYSPTGEAVLGWMVAASGVGAVLTILLLGKLSSAVSYTWRLGIGYMLIGISVAGLGLLQPGAPVIWVLLLGFVLGAGNGAFAVAFNYMLQKETPPHMTGRIFGIQNTVLSAVLIIAPLLGGLLVEFAGPGRIFLIFGLIQTALGVAGLVFGRILWQEKREGKASRMEQAG; encoded by the coding sequence ATGGAAGCTTCACCAATGCAGGGGAAAAGCCTGCTGCATAACAAGGTCTACGTGCGTGTATACAGCGCTTTTGCCACCGCCAGCTTTGGCGACTGGTTCGACTCTCTGGCTATACAGGTACTGGTTGGATACCGCTGGCAGGTCAGCCCGCTGATGCTCGCATTGATCCCGGTGGCCATCGCGCTGCCCAGTATTCTGCTCGGCTCCGTGGCCGGAGTAGCCGCCGACCGGCTGAACAAGCTGAAGCTGATGCGGGTATGTGATCTGCTCACCGCTGTCCTCACGCTTGTACTGTTACTTGCGCCTAATATGTTCTGGCTGCTGCCGCTGCTGTCCTTGCGCTCCGCCATTTCAACGGTCAACGTGCCTGCCCAGCAGTCCCTGACCCGCAGTATTGTCAGAGAGGACCAGCTGCTTCAGGCCTCCTCGCTGAACGGGCTCGTGAACCAGGGCTCCAAAATCGCCGGCCCGCTGCTGGGCGGCCTCGCGCTCACCTTCCTTACACCGCAGTGGTGCATCGTACTGAATGCTGTGCTGCGCGGCTGCTCTTATCTGCTGCTGCTGTCAGTGCGTAATATTAAGGCACAGGCAGAGCCTGCACAGGAAGCTGCCGAAGAGAAGGTTCCGCTGCGGACCATGTGGAAGGAAGGCTGGGGCTTTATGCTGAGCAGCCGAATCCTGCTGAATATGATGTTGTACGGACTGGCCGGGGCTTTGGCGATCCAGGTGATTGATTTTCAGTTCACCAGCCTGTTCCGGGTATATTCTCCGACCGGAGAAGCAGTGCTGGGCTGGATGGTTGCTGCGTCGGGTGTGGGCGCGGTGCTGACCATCCTACTACTGGGTAAATTGAGCAGTGCAGTAAGCTATACATGGCGGCTGGGCATAGGCTACATGCTGATCGGTATATCAGTTGCGGGACTCGGGCTGCTGCAGCCGGGCGCCCCGGTCATCTGGGTGCTGCTGCTTGGTTTCGTCCTCGGAGCCGGGAACGGGGCGTTCGCAGTAGCCTTCAACTATATGCTGCAAAAAGAAACCCCGCCGCACATGACCGGCCGCATCTTCGGCATCCAGAACACTGTGCTCAGCGCCGTGCTGATCATTGCCCCGCTGCTCGGCGGCCTGCTGGTCGAGTTCGCCGGGCCAGGCCGGATCTTCCTGATCTTCGGCCTCATCCAGACAGCACTGGGGGTGGCCGGCCTGGTCTTCGGCCGGATACTCTGGCAGGAGAAGCGGGAGGGTAAGGCCAGCCGGATGGAGCAGGCGGGATAG
- a CDS encoding TatD family hydrolase — MIDAHIHLEQYEPDVLEDMLAELRGQGVESLVAVSMNLGSCARTLELAGKAPELIKPAYGYHPEQPLPDEDELAALLRFIEEHAADMAAVGEIGLPYYSRAEALERGEAFETEPYIRLLDTLLGLAARLGKPVVLHAVYEDALTACDLLDKHGIRDAHFHWFKGPEEAVARMIERGYYISFTPDIVYEPEIQVLAKRYPPELVMAETDGPWPFEGPFTGRPTHPAMIRDVAAAWGALHGYSPAEAEALLSANTQRFYRLHKGTGSLE; from the coding sequence ATGATTGATGCGCATATACATCTTGAGCAGTATGAACCGGATGTGCTGGAGGACATGCTGGCTGAACTTCGCGGGCAAGGGGTTGAATCCCTGGTTGCGGTTTCGATGAACCTGGGCTCCTGCGCCCGTACATTGGAGCTGGCCGGGAAGGCTCCAGAGCTGATTAAGCCGGCCTACGGCTATCATCCCGAGCAGCCGCTGCCGGATGAAGATGAGCTGGCGGCGCTGCTCCGCTTCATCGAAGAGCATGCCGCAGATATGGCCGCTGTAGGTGAAATCGGCCTGCCTTATTATAGCCGGGCTGAAGCGCTTGAGCGCGGCGAAGCTTTTGAGACGGAGCCATATATCCGGCTGCTGGACACCCTGCTTGGCCTGGCCGCGCGGCTAGGTAAGCCCGTGGTGCTGCATGCCGTCTATGAGGATGCGCTCACCGCCTGTGATCTGCTGGACAAGCACGGCATCCGGGATGCTCACTTTCACTGGTTCAAGGGGCCGGAAGAAGCCGTCGCCAGGATGATTGAACGCGGCTACTATATCTCCTTCACTCCGGATATCGTCTACGAACCGGAGATTCAGGTCCTGGCCAAACGTTATCCGCCTGAGCTGGTTATGGCGGAGACGGACGGCCCTTGGCCGTTTGAGGGTCCTTTCACAGGACGGCCTACGCACCCGGCCATGATCCGGGATGTTGCTGCAGCCTGGGGCGCGCTGCACGGTTATTCGCCTGCAGAGGCGGAAGCGCTGCTGAGCGCCAATACGCAGCGGTTTTACCGGCTGCATAAGGGTACGGGAAGCTTAGAATAG
- a CDS encoding sigma-70 family RNA polymerase sigma factor — protein MAAARILLVKGGELHLDIIERIKARDESALRQLMDEYGDMLLRTACLLLRDRQSAEEAVQDTFIQAYAKISQLQEPARLRSWLIAITVNRCRMKQRTWNWRSIFPAADSGQWAEAAGGSASGAEELFMAEWHNAKLSDAIRSLDYIYRESLTLYYFHEMSVREIASQLKTRENTVKSRLARGRQLLRLILEKEDIANG, from the coding sequence ATCGCTGCAGCCCGCATCTTATTAGTAAAGGGAGGGGAGCTGCATCTGGATATTATAGAGAGAATCAAGGCCAGGGATGAGTCCGCCCTCCGTCAGCTGATGGATGAGTACGGGGATATGCTGCTTAGAACGGCCTGTCTGCTGCTTAGGGACCGGCAGTCTGCCGAGGAAGCTGTGCAGGATACGTTTATCCAGGCATATGCCAAAATCAGCCAGCTCCAAGAGCCCGCCCGGCTCCGCTCCTGGCTGATAGCGATTACGGTCAACCGCTGCCGGATGAAGCAGCGGACCTGGAACTGGCGGAGTATTTTTCCGGCGGCGGATAGCGGGCAGTGGGCAGAGGCTGCGGGCGGCTCCGCTTCTGGAGCGGAAGAGCTTTTTATGGCTGAATGGCATAATGCAAAGCTTTCGGATGCGATCCGCAGCCTGGACTATATCTACCGTGAGAGCCTGACCCTGTATTATTTTCATGAAATGAGTGTGCGAGAGATCGCCTCCCAGCTGAAGACCAGGGAAAACACGGTGAAATCAAGACTCGCCCGCGGGAGGCAGCTGCTCAGGCTGATTTTGGAGAAGGAGGACATTGCTAATGGATAA
- a CDS encoding DoxX family protein: MFNNWFRTNKIAMMLLTVLRIYVGYQWIEAGWHKLTGGFDASGFLGGAIAKSAGEGATVQAWWGSFLQHAALPNVSFFNLLIPAGEFLVGLGLILGTFTTFAALMGLVMNAAYLLSGTVSTNVQLLLMEVIIIVSAANAGAIGLDRWVLGYLRSLFHKKDNSAAFRPAAAAPGMKRSV; the protein is encoded by the coding sequence ATGTTTAACAACTGGTTCCGTACTAATAAAATCGCTATGATGCTGCTGACTGTGCTCCGTATATATGTAGGTTATCAATGGATTGAGGCCGGCTGGCATAAGCTGACCGGGGGCTTCGATGCTTCAGGCTTCCTGGGTGGTGCAATTGCCAAAAGCGCCGGGGAAGGCGCTACTGTACAAGCCTGGTGGGGAAGCTTCCTCCAGCATGCTGCTCTGCCGAACGTAAGCTTTTTCAATCTGCTGATTCCTGCCGGTGAATTCCTGGTTGGTCTTGGACTGATCCTGGGTACCTTCACTACCTTTGCTGCCCTGATGGGGCTGGTTATGAATGCTGCCTACCTGCTCTCGGGCACTGTAAGCACGAATGTTCAGCTGCTGCTGATGGAAGTCATCATTATCGTGTCGGCCGCAAATGCCGGTGCAATCGGTCTTGACCGCTGGGTACTGGGTTACCTGCGCAGCCTGTTCCACAAAAAAGACAACTCCGCCGCTTTCCGGCCTGCAGCCGCTGCTCCCGGAATGAAGCGTTCAGTATAA
- a CDS encoding copper amine oxidase N-terminal domain-containing protein: MKRWIASVAAAMLIAACPSALDIDRTYAAAPLKLIVDGESALTPLHPFLDQGIVYIPVRVLTEFYPARLQWDNRQKLLTIGDESSSTMIKPGSQLVLYYGSSTALEGKAILRNGRMYIPASALNLVSGADFRFDQDKNTVSIISGSVSTTVRKPSEALAVAENHPEVKIYAALKDKTRYKGFVLEVKGQKHQYGWETARDLSHPPELYYADVNQDGQPEAVVILTLGTGTGIVEQEIHVIKPQTWKELDVPEAWEAAGQLVTSSITANGKDMLVSLKLGGTLPAQVELRLPDRADDPNIGGSAGIGTVTYYKVENNRLTAEVNVTTGFLESIGSLELVYKTAKSGTALEPESVTFMAFDEYPATVKKQAAND, encoded by the coding sequence ATGAAAAGATGGATCGCCAGCGTAGCTGCAGCAATGTTGATTGCCGCATGCCCGTCGGCTCTTGATATAGATAGAACGTATGCCGCTGCACCGCTTAAACTGATTGTTGACGGAGAATCCGCCCTCACCCCTTTGCACCCGTTTCTTGACCAAGGCATTGTATACATTCCGGTCCGGGTGCTCACCGAGTTCTACCCTGCCAGACTGCAGTGGGACAACCGGCAAAAGCTTTTAACCATTGGTGACGAAAGCAGCAGCACAATGATCAAACCCGGCAGCCAGCTTGTGCTCTATTACGGCAGTTCCACTGCGCTTGAGGGCAAGGCTATTCTGCGGAACGGGCGGATGTACATTCCTGCTTCAGCACTCAATCTGGTATCCGGCGCTGACTTTCGGTTTGATCAGGACAAGAATACAGTATCCATTATCTCTGGCAGTGTAAGTACAACTGTGCGTAAGCCGTCAGAAGCACTTGCGGTTGCTGAGAATCACCCGGAGGTCAAAATTTATGCCGCTCTTAAAGACAAAACCAGATACAAAGGCTTTGTGCTTGAGGTAAAAGGCCAGAAGCACCAGTATGGCTGGGAGACTGCCCGGGATTTAAGCCATCCGCCGGAGCTGTATTATGCGGATGTCAATCAGGACGGGCAGCCTGAAGCTGTAGTTATCCTGACACTGGGCACTGGAACAGGCATTGTCGAGCAGGAGATTCACGTTATCAAGCCGCAGACATGGAAGGAATTGGATGTACCTGAGGCCTGGGAGGCAGCCGGACAGCTTGTTACCTCCAGCATTACCGCTAACGGCAAGGATATGCTGGTTTCGCTGAAGCTTGGCGGCACACTGCCTGCACAGGTGGAACTGCGGCTGCCGGACCGCGCAGATGATCCGAACATCGGCGGAAGCGCAGGTATCGGCACAGTTACTTACTACAAAGTGGAGAATAACCGGCTGACGGCCGAAGTCAACGTGACGACGGGATTCCTGGAAAGCATCGGAAGTCTGGAGCTTGTCTATAAAACGGCAAAGTCAGGTACGGCGCTGGAGCCGGAATCTGTCACCTTTATGGCGTTCGATGAATATCCGGCAACGGTGAAGAAGCAGGCCGCCAATGATTGA
- a CDS encoding winged helix-turn-helix domain-containing protein, whose translation MLLELDESNFTVASGGTAIQLLPKEFALLEFMYRNKGRTFTRGQLLDKVWPLEYPVERTVDDHIYRLRKKLRPFSGLALQTVRGSGYSLSLPEPAAVPLVNPTTHDPELREAMREVFSKFHVYGQGKSMLSLAGQKDTLGYALDPQVAVTLHFVQGDLEWFMHTEEVPLKDRLFHLFVFYMFTGDPKRKLAVCERVIEAQVMHERDQLELDILTILDLFIVAGVPERALARLPRSYQAISERGYKNFVPVTMITELFAHLAAGSENDVLSRLDEAIGQILQEKPFLRETGNYKLVKGLWHLRENRPAEAEQLLDEGIEVLERSGFIPLRLYGFYRIYYYCRLYLPPHVLHRKYERRFTEAMEESGLSRYEQPLENLLMRVLNP comes from the coding sequence ATGCTGCTCGAATTAGATGAAAGTAACTTTACTGTGGCATCCGGCGGAACAGCCATCCAGCTGCTGCCCAAGGAGTTTGCACTGCTTGAATTTATGTACAGGAACAAAGGGCGTACCTTTACCCGCGGTCAACTGCTGGACAAAGTCTGGCCGCTGGAGTATCCGGTGGAGCGGACCGTAGATGATCATATATACCGTCTGCGCAAAAAACTCCGCCCGTTCAGCGGACTGGCACTCCAAACTGTCCGTGGCTCCGGCTACAGCTTGTCTCTCCCGGAACCGGCAGCTGTCCCGCTGGTCAATCCGACAACTCATGACCCGGAGCTGCGCGAGGCGATGCGCGAGGTTTTTAGTAAATTCCATGTCTACGGACAGGGCAAATCCATGCTCAGCCTGGCTGGCCAGAAGGACACACTCGGCTACGCGCTGGACCCGCAGGTTGCGGTGACCCTCCATTTTGTACAGGGGGATCTGGAGTGGTTCATGCATACAGAGGAGGTTCCGCTTAAGGACCGGCTGTTCCATTTGTTTGTATTTTACATGTTCACTGGAGATCCCAAAAGGAAGCTTGCCGTATGTGAGCGGGTGATTGAAGCTCAGGTGATGCATGAGCGGGATCAACTGGAGCTGGACATCCTGACGATCCTTGATCTGTTCATCGTAGCGGGTGTACCGGAGCGGGCCTTAGCGCGCCTTCCCCGGTCCTATCAGGCAATCTCGGAGCGAGGCTATAAAAACTTTGTGCCGGTAACCATGATTACCGAGCTGTTTGCGCACCTTGCTGCAGGGTCAGAAAATGATGTGCTTAGTCGGCTGGATGAGGCTATAGGGCAGATTTTGCAGGAGAAGCCCTTTTTAAGAGAAACCGGCAACTATAAGCTTGTAAAAGGACTTTGGCATCTGCGGGAAAATAGGCCTGCTGAGGCGGAACAGCTGCTGGATGAAGGGATTGAGGTGCTGGAGCGCTCGGGGTTTATTCCGCTTCGGCTGTACGGCTTTTACCGGATTTATTATTATTGCCGGCTGTATCTGCCGCCACATGTGCTGCACCGCAAATATGAACGCAGATTTACGGAGGCAATGGAGGAGAGCGGGTTAAGCCGTTATGAGCAGCCTCTGGAAAACCTGCTGATGCGGGTGCTGAATCCCTAA